A single Arachidicoccus sp. BS20 DNA region contains:
- the nuoH gene encoding NADH-quinone oxidoreductase subunit NuoH encodes MTLLAIDWALIIEKLILVVVVVLASLGIALYSTWAERKVAAFFQDRLGPNRAGPFGLLQPLADGAKLIFKEEITPNSANKWLFILGPAMAMTAALITSAVIPWGNHLEIGKRIVPLQIADVNIGILYVFGVVSLGVYGIMIGGWASNNKFSLMAALRGASQAISYELAMGMSLIALLMLTGSLSLKTIVEQQVGHVWNVVYQPLGFIIFLVCAFAECNRTPFDLSEAENELNMGYHQEYSSMKMGFYLFAEYVNMFISSAVMATMYFGGYDLPFFNPANHSANFSALIGIIVLMAKVVFFIFLFMWVRWTIPRFRYDQLMNLGWKKLLPLALANMLITAVVILWLHK; translated from the coding sequence ATGACTTTATTAGCTATTGATTGGGCGTTGATTATTGAAAAATTAATTTTAGTCGTAGTCGTTGTACTTGCGAGTTTAGGAATCGCTTTGTATTCCACTTGGGCGGAACGCAAGGTGGCGGCGTTTTTTCAGGACAGGCTTGGTCCGAATCGCGCGGGTCCTTTCGGTTTGCTGCAACCTTTAGCAGACGGCGCGAAATTAATTTTTAAAGAAGAAATTACGCCGAACTCTGCGAACAAATGGCTTTTCATTTTAGGTCCTGCAATGGCAATGACTGCTGCGTTGATTACAAGTGCCGTAATTCCTTGGGGCAATCATTTGGAAATTGGAAAAAGAATTGTGCCTCTGCAAATTGCCGACGTAAACATTGGAATTTTATATGTGTTTGGTGTAGTAAGTTTGGGTGTTTACGGTATTATGATTGGCGGCTGGGCATCGAACAATAAATTTTCTTTGATGGCTGCTTTGCGCGGCGCGTCGCAGGCAATCAGTTACGAATTGGCAATGGGAATGTCGTTGATTGCGTTGCTGATGCTTACAGGTTCTTTGAGTTTGAAAACTATTGTTGAACAACAGGTTGGTCATGTGTGGAATGTGGTGTATCAGCCGTTGGGATTTATAATATTTCTTGTATGCGCGTTTGCGGAATGTAACCGCACGCCGTTCGATTTGTCGGAAGCGGAAAACGAATTGAACATGGGTTATCATCAGGAATATTCTTCCATGAAAATGGGATTTTATTTGTTCGCGGAATATGTGAATATGTTCATCTCAAGCGCTGTAATGGCAACGATGTATTTCGGCGGATATGATTTACCATTCTTTAATCCTGCCAATCATTCTGCGAATTTTTCAGCGTTGATTGGTATTATTGTGTTGATGGCAAAAGTGGTATTCTTCATCTTTTTGTTTATGTGGGTGCGTTGGACAATTCCGCGTTTCCGTTACGACCAATTGATGAATTTGGGTTGGAAAAAATTATTGCCTTTGGCTTTGGCAAATATGTTGATTACGGCTGTGGTAATTTTGTGGTTGCATAAATAA
- the nuoL gene encoding NADH-quinone oxidoreductase subunit L has protein sequence MNLAYLVPLFPLVGFLINGLLRKQLSKAAVGFVGCGALLLSFIVSLVLFFDVKAGNSGVAAYFDFINVAGFKIPFAFQIDQLSSLFLLIITGVGFLIHLYSTSYMHDETAPHFARYFSYLNLFVFSMLLLVMGANYLIMFIGWEGVGLCSYLLIGYWFKNTNYTYAAKKAFVMNRIGDLGFLIALFWILSKLGTLTYSEVFTQASLAKFTPKEITAITLLLFVGATGKSAQIPLYTWLPDAMAGPTPVSALIHAATMVTAGIYMIVRSNLLYVLAPCTNQIIAIIGVATAVFAATIAVQQNDIKKVLAYSTVSQLGYMFLGLGVGAYTGAIFHVMTHAFFKALLFLGAGSVIHAMGGEQDSRKMGGLKKFMPITHITFLLACFAIAGVPPFSGFFSKDEILSAAYASNPVLYYFGLFGALLTAFYMFRIYAMTFLGKFRGTHEQEHHLHESPSAMTIPLIVLAILAVVAGFFGIPDVFAPDAHLLGKFLAPIFTASKPLQHLNEVEHSTEILLMVISTVLILGSIIWAWTKFSKYENKNTETTGLAKVLENKWYVDELYNAIIVSPLLALASFFKNFDKSFIDGIVNGVGKFIQYSSRKLRLVQSGQVGGYILMMVGSLVVLFVIFWNQAYVLHFLGLIFK, from the coding sequence ATGAACTTAGCATACTTAGTACCTTTATTTCCGCTTGTAGGATTTTTGATTAACGGATTGTTGCGCAAACAACTGAGCAAAGCTGCCGTAGGATTTGTTGGTTGCGGCGCGTTGTTGTTATCATTTATTGTAAGCCTTGTGTTGTTTTTCGATGTGAAGGCAGGCAATTCGGGCGTTGCAGCTTATTTCGATTTTATCAATGTTGCGGGTTTCAAAATTCCTTTTGCGTTTCAGATTGACCAATTATCTTCTTTGTTTTTATTGATTATTACAGGTGTCGGTTTTCTCATTCATTTGTATTCAACGTCGTATATGCACGATGAAACTGCGCCGCATTTCGCAAGATATTTTTCTTATCTCAACTTGTTCGTGTTTTCCATGTTGTTGCTCGTAATGGGCGCGAATTATTTAATCATGTTCATCGGTTGGGAAGGCGTTGGTCTGTGTTCTTATTTACTGATTGGTTATTGGTTTAAAAATACCAATTATACTTATGCGGCAAAGAAAGCCTTTGTGATGAACCGCATCGGCGATTTAGGATTTTTGATTGCTTTGTTCTGGATTTTATCCAAGCTCGGAACATTGACTTACAGCGAAGTTTTTACACAAGCATCACTTGCAAAATTCACGCCTAAAGAAATTACGGCGATTACATTATTATTGTTTGTAGGTGCAACAGGAAAGAGTGCGCAAATTCCTTTATACACTTGGTTGCCCGATGCAATGGCAGGTCCCACGCCTGTTTCCGCATTGATACACGCGGCAACAATGGTTACGGCTGGTATCTACATGATTGTTCGCAGCAACTTGTTATATGTTTTAGCTCCTTGCACAAATCAAATAATTGCTATCATCGGTGTAGCAACGGCTGTGTTTGCAGCGACGATTGCGGTTCAGCAAAATGATATTAAAAAAGTATTGGCTTATTCAACCGTGAGCCAATTGGGCTATATGTTTTTGGGGCTTGGTGTTGGCGCATACACAGGCGCGATTTTCCATGTGATGACTCACGCTTTCTTTAAAGCATTGTTATTCTTGGGCGCAGGTTCTGTAATTCACGCGATGGGCGGCGAACAAGACTCAAGAAAAATGGGCGGACTGAAAAAATTTATGCCGATTACGCACATTACATTTTTGCTGGCTTGCTTCGCAATTGCAGGCGTGCCGCCGTTTTCGGGCTTCTTTTCCAAAGATGAAATATTGAGCGCGGCTTATGCAAGCAATCCCGTGTTATATTATTTCGGATTGTTCGGCGCGTTGCTCACAGCATTTTATATGTTCCGTATTTATGCGATGACTTTTCTTGGAAAGTTCAGAGGTACACACGAACAGGAACATCATTTGCATGAAAGCCCAAGCGCAATGACTATTCCTTTGATTGTTTTGGCAATACTCGCTGTGGTTGCAGGTTTTTTCGGTATTCCAGATGTGTTTGCTCCCGATGCACATTTGCTCGGCAAATTCTTAGCGCCGATTTTTACGGCGTCGAAACCATTGCAGCATTTGAACGAAGTTGAACATTCGACTGAAATTTTATTAATGGTTATTTCCACTGTTTTGATTCTCGGCTCTATCATTTGGGCATGGACGAAATTTTCTAAATACGAAAACAAAAACACGGAAACAACAGGGCTTGCAAAGGTTTTGGAAAACAAATGGTATGTGGATGAATTGTATAATGCAATCATCGTTTCGCCGTTGCTGGCTTTGGCATCGTTCTTTAAAAATTTTGATAAATCATTTATTGATGGCATTGTAAACGGTGTCGGAAAATTCATTCAGTATTCATCGCGCAAACTGCGTCTGGTGCAAAGCGGGCAAGTGGGCGGATATATTTTGATGATGGTGGGTTCGCTTGTGGTGCTGTTTGTGATATTCTGGAATCAGGCGTATGTGCTGCATTTTCTTGGATTGATTTTTAAGTAG
- the nuoI gene encoding NADH-quinone oxidoreductase subunit NuoI encodes MQSLTNRAENVNRSPMTFAESLYLPAILKGMAITAKHFVKKKATYSFPEVERPFSPVFRGLHVLNRDEEGRERCTACGLCALACPAEAITMEAAERLDGEENLYREEKYAAKYEINMLRCIFCGLCEEACPKDAIYLSETFTPADYARKKFVYAKDDLLIPNPNTEKEDYEKALGKNKPTTANSFHD; translated from the coding sequence ATGCAGAGTTTAACGAACAGAGCGGAAAATGTAAACAGAAGCCCGATGACTTTTGCGGAAAGCCTTTACTTGCCTGCGATTTTGAAAGGCATGGCAATTACCGCAAAACATTTTGTCAAGAAAAAAGCGACGTATTCTTTTCCTGAAGTGGAACGCCCGTTCAGTCCTGTGTTCAGGGGGTTGCACGTGCTGAACCGCGACGAAGAAGGACGTGAAAGATGCACGGCTTGCGGATTGTGTGCATTGGCTTGCCCTGCGGAAGCGATTACGATGGAAGCTGCTGAAAGACTGGACGGCGAAGAAAATCTGTATCGTGAAGAAAAATATGCGGCAAAATATGAAATCAATATGCTGCGTTGCATCTTCTGCGGATTGTGTGAAGAGGCTTGTCCGAAAGATGCGATTTATTTAAGTGAAACCTTTACGCCTGCGGATTATGCGCGCAAGAAATTCGTGTATGCAAAAGATGATTTGCTGATACCGAACCCGAATACGGAAAAAGAAGATTACGAAAAGGCGTTGGGCAAAAACAAACCTACAACAGCAAATTCATTTCACGACTAA
- a CDS encoding NADH-quinone oxidoreductase subunit N has product MNAIILSAILGVVMMFCSAFVKNTKSYKFVALVGLVVLLLANICETYGQPAFQIPLHDMLKFDKFGLYFNSLAIICTFVYVLLSGKEIEHVGNYVAEYFALIFFVLCGVFVLTSFNNLLMLFIGIEILSIPLYILTGSRKLNLKSNEAALKYFLMGSFSTGLMLMGIALIYGGTGSFAIHAMAEKAEFSGAAHSMSFLTVAGALLLLVSMCFKVSAAPFHFWTPDVYDGSPSVFTSFMATVVKSAAFIAFIRLFVELEPQTVVDANKIFGVDWKLVFAIIIIATLVFGNITAVFQQSVKRMLAYSSIAQAGFMLFALLTQNTTSQEGILLYAIAYSFATIGIFSILAKLQDYTFDGYNGLAKTQPALAFANTIFLLSLAGIPLTAGFFAKYYMISSVMQTAGFMWLAIVGMIFAAISVYYYFRVIQAMYFKDGTPAFKFEVSKTFKILVVALAIVIILIGIFPQIVLNYLYF; this is encoded by the coding sequence ATGAACGCAATTATATTGTCGGCAATTCTGGGTGTAGTAATGATGTTTTGCAGCGCATTTGTAAAAAATACAAAGTCGTATAAATTTGTTGCGCTCGTAGGATTGGTTGTTTTATTACTCGCAAATATCTGTGAAACCTATGGACAGCCTGCGTTTCAGATTCCTTTGCATGATATGCTGAAGTTCGACAAGTTTGGATTATATTTTAATTCGCTTGCGATTATTTGTACATTCGTTTATGTATTGCTTTCGGGGAAAGAAATTGAACACGTAGGAAATTACGTGGCGGAATATTTTGCATTAATATTCTTTGTATTGTGTGGCGTATTCGTTCTCACTTCGTTCAACAACTTGCTGATGTTGTTTATCGGTATAGAAATTTTGTCTATTCCTTTATACATTCTCACAGGTTCGCGCAAGCTGAATTTAAAAAGCAATGAAGCCGCGCTGAAGTATTTTTTAATGGGTTCGTTCTCCACGGGCTTAATGCTGATGGGCATTGCGCTTATTTATGGCGGCACAGGAAGTTTTGCAATTCATGCTATGGCGGAGAAAGCCGAATTTAGCGGAGCTGCGCATTCCATGTCTTTTTTAACGGTTGCGGGAGCGTTGCTGTTGCTGGTTTCCATGTGTTTTAAAGTTTCGGCTGCACCGTTTCATTTCTGGACACCGGATGTTTATGATGGTTCGCCAAGCGTGTTTACTTCCTTCATGGCAACGGTTGTAAAATCCGCAGCATTTATTGCATTTATCCGGTTGTTTGTCGAACTTGAACCGCAAACGGTAGTTGATGCGAACAAAATATTTGGCGTTGATTGGAAATTGGTGTTTGCGATTATTATTATTGCAACATTGGTTTTTGGTAATATTACAGCGGTATTCCAGCAAAGTGTAAAACGAATGTTGGCTTATTCTTCTATTGCGCAAGCAGGTTTTATGTTGTTTGCTTTGCTTACGCAGAACACCACTTCGCAGGAGGGTATTTTGTTGTATGCTATTGCTTATAGCTTTGCGACAATCGGCATATTTTCTATTCTTGCAAAATTGCAGGATTATACTTTTGACGGGTACAACGGCTTGGCTAAAACGCAGCCGGCGCTTGCATTTGCAAATACCATTTTCTTATTGTCATTGGCTGGTATTCCATTAACTGCCGGTTTCTTTGCAAAGTATTACATGATTTCATCTGTAATGCAAACGGCGGGATTTATGTGGCTGGCAATTGTAGGAATGATATTCGCAGCAATCAGCGTATATTATTATTTCCGCGTAATACAGGCGATGTATTTCAAAGACGGCACACCTGCGTTTAAGTTTGAAGTAAGTAAAACGTTCAAAATACTCGTGGTTGCACTTGCTATCGTAATTATACTGATTGGTATTTTCCCGCAGATAGTGCTGAATTATTTGTATTTCTGA
- a CDS encoding complex I subunit 4 family protein, which yields MIVLLILIPVIAGLISFFISNDKAVKVFSLLASAVTFFITLGAISCSKTHGFEAQWLPQLGSSFSLSLDGMAKMLVLLTALAFPFVFSSSLDNHYAKPNNFYGLMLLMQAGLMGVFLSSDVLLFYFFWELALIPAYFLSSQYGGNKRIQSTFKFFVYTFLGSVIMLVGILYLYFKNPEHSFALSSFYHIKLSAAEQNVAFWLFFIAFAIKMPIFPLHTWQPDAYEQSPTPVTAILSGVMVKMGLYAVIRFVLPLFPDAVKHFNHIIIIFSIIGILYASLIAIKQDDIKRLIAYSSIAHIGLMCAAIFSLQEIGLQGVLLQMFNHGINVIGLWIVANAIEQQTGTRKFSELGGLATKAPVLAILFMVMTLANVALPLTNAFIGEFLMFNGLFRYNIWAAVIAGISIILVAVYSLGAMAKIFYGEVSSHTQNTTEASVNTNFTLIVIAIIIIVLGVYPHPILELVKDIKAIV from the coding sequence ATGATAGTTTTACTTATCCTTATTCCCGTAATTGCGGGATTAATTTCTTTCTTTATTTCAAATGATAAAGCGGTAAAAGTTTTTTCATTGCTTGCTTCGGCGGTTACTTTTTTCATAACGCTTGGCGCGATCTCTTGCAGCAAAACGCACGGCTTTGAAGCGCAATGGTTGCCGCAATTAGGCAGCAGTTTTTCTTTATCATTGGATGGCATGGCAAAGATGCTTGTGTTATTGACTGCGCTTGCGTTTCCTTTTGTTTTTTCATCTTCACTCGACAATCATTATGCAAAGCCTAATAATTTTTATGGATTAATGTTGTTGATGCAAGCGGGTTTGATGGGCGTATTTTTATCTTCGGATGTTTTGTTGTTTTATTTCTTTTGGGAACTCGCTTTGATTCCTGCCTATTTTCTTTCATCGCAATACGGCGGCAACAAAAGAATTCAGTCTACGTTTAAATTTTTCGTTTATACATTTCTCGGTTCGGTTATCATGCTTGTTGGCATTTTGTATTTGTATTTCAAAAATCCCGAACACAGTTTTGCGTTAAGTTCTTTCTACCATATAAAATTATCTGCTGCAGAACAAAATGTGGCGTTCTGGTTATTCTTCATTGCGTTTGCGATTAAGATGCCAATATTTCCTTTACACACATGGCAGCCCGATGCGTATGAACAATCGCCAACGCCTGTAACCGCGATACTCAGCGGCGTGATGGTAAAAATGGGATTGTATGCTGTGATTCGTTTTGTATTGCCTTTATTTCCAGATGCAGTAAAACATTTCAACCATATCATTATTATTTTTTCTATCATCGGAATTTTATATGCTTCGCTGATTGCCATTAAACAAGACGATATAAAAAGATTAATTGCTTATTCATCCATTGCACATATCGGTTTGATGTGCGCGGCAATTTTTTCTTTGCAGGAAATAGGTTTACAAGGCGTGCTGTTGCAAATGTTCAATCATGGTATCAACGTGATTGGTTTGTGGATTGTAGCAAATGCAATTGAACAACAAACAGGAACGCGCAAATTCAGCGAGCTTGGCGGACTTGCAACAAAAGCGCCTGTATTGGCAATTTTGTTTATGGTAATGACTTTGGCAAATGTGGCATTGCCTTTGACCAATGCGTTCATCGGCGAGTTTTTGATGTTCAACGGATTGTTCCGTTACAATATTTGGGCGGCTGTGATTGCGGGCATCAGCATTATTCTGGTGGCGGTTTATTCGCTCGGCGCAATGGCAAAAATATTTTACGGCGAGGTTTCTTCGCACACACAAAATACAACGGAAGCATCGGTAAATACAAACTTTACTTTAATCGTGATTGCAATCATCATTATTGTTTTAGGTGTTTATCCGCATCCGATTTTGGAGTTGGTAAAAGATATAAAGGCAATTGTCTGA
- a CDS encoding HepT-like ribonuclease domain-containing protein encodes MKNNDKERLEHILDSVNFILKYTQHKTEDDFYRDDLLKYAIQKHIEIIGEAANNLSNTIIEKYDKIEWRKMIDTRHLYIHHYNGIDWTVVWKIVQQNIPTLEPAIENILKEI; translated from the coding sequence ATGAAAAACAATGATAAAGAAAGGTTAGAACATATTCTGGATTCGGTAAATTTTATCTTGAAATATACGCAGCATAAAACCGAGGATGATTTTTACAGAGATGACTTATTGAAGTATGCAATACAAAAGCATATTGAAATAATTGGAGAAGCTGCGAACAATTTGAGCAATACAATAATAGAAAAATATGACAAAATAGAATGGCGAAAAATGATTGATACAAGACATTTGTATATCCATCATTATAATGGAATTGATTGGACGGTTGTTTGGAAAATTGTTCAGCAAAATATTCCAACTCTTGAGCCGGCTATAGAAAATATTTTAAAAGAAATTTGA
- a CDS encoding nucleotidyltransferase family protein: MTELWKHAQIVNKMVLTIEQIKETVQDYFKDKPVKKVFLFGSYARNEAANESDVDLLIDLDKTQKIDWSILGWSGDLQKKFQNNVDVITNVEKPEHTSNWNFIKRINKEKFLLYEKQ; the protein is encoded by the coding sequence ATGACTGAATTATGGAAGCACGCCCAAATTGTAAATAAAATGGTATTAACTATTGAACAAATAAAAGAAACCGTGCAGGATTATTTTAAAGATAAGCCTGTGAAAAAGGTATTTTTGTTCGGCAGTTATGCGCGCAATGAAGCGGCAAATGAGAGTGATGTAGATTTATTGATAGATTTAGACAAAACCCAAAAAATAGATTGGAGTATTTTAGGTTGGTCGGGAGATTTACAAAAAAAATTTCAAAACAACGTGGATGTAATTACCAACGTTGAAAAACCTGAACATACCAGTAATTGGAATTTTATAAAGCGGATTAATAAAGAAAAATTTTTGCTTTATGAAAAACAATGA
- a CDS encoding NADH-quinone oxidoreductase subunit J family protein: MGINTILFAILSVLTIFCAIMVIVSKNPVHSVLWLVATFFTISGHYILLNAQFLAIVNIIVYAGAIMVLFLFVLMLMNLNSNTEPRGNLWMKLAGVVSAGMLLWILISVVRTYTEQLGKQKVTATYNTGNIGLIKNLGSVLFTQYALPFEICSVLFLSAMVGAVVIGKKD; the protein is encoded by the coding sequence ATGGGAATTAATACGATACTTTTTGCGATTCTTAGTGTGCTGACGATTTTCTGCGCCATCATGGTCATCGTGAGCAAAAATCCTGTCCACAGCGTATTGTGGCTGGTGGCAACTTTCTTTACTATTTCGGGACATTATATTTTGTTGAACGCACAGTTCCTCGCGATTGTAAATATCATTGTATATGCAGGCGCGATTATGGTGTTGTTCTTATTCGTTCTTATGCTAATGAATCTGAACTCAAATACAGAACCGAGAGGGAATTTATGGATGAAATTGGCAGGCGTTGTTTCCGCAGGAATGTTGTTGTGGATTTTGATTTCTGTTGTGAGAACTTACACGGAACAATTAGGAAAACAAAAAGTAACGGCAACCTATAATACAGGAAATATCGGGTTGATTAAAAATCTGGGAAGCGTGTTGTTTACGCAGTATGCGTTGCCGTTTGAAATTTGCAGTGTATTATTTTTAAGCGCAATGGTCGGCGCGGTTGTGATTGGAAAGAAAGATTAG
- the nuoK gene encoding NADH-quinone oxidoreductase subunit NuoK encodes MPIQYYIALAVTLFCIGVLGVLIRRNAIIIFMCIELMLNAANLLLVAFSKTHAALPNNPLAGIDGQLFVFFVMVVAAAEVSVGLAIIVMMYRNTHSVDINFLNRLKN; translated from the coding sequence ATGCCTATTCAATATTATATCGCTTTAGCTGTAACGCTGTTTTGTATCGGCGTATTGGGTGTATTGATTCGCCGCAATGCAATCATTATTTTTATGTGCATTGAGCTGATGCTGAATGCGGCAAATTTGTTACTTGTAGCGTTTTCCAAAACACACGCGGCTTTGCCGAATAATCCTTTAGCGGGCATTGACGGACAGCTTTTTGTGTTTTTCGTAATGGTAGTTGCGGCGGCGGAAGTAAGCGTGGGCTTGGCTATTATTGTGATGATGTACAGAAATACGCATTCGGTGGATATTAATTTTTTGAACAGACTGAAGAATTAG